The following proteins come from a genomic window of Suricata suricatta isolate VVHF042 chromosome 5, meerkat_22Aug2017_6uvM2_HiC, whole genome shotgun sequence:
- the EIF1B gene encoding eukaryotic translation initiation factor 1b, whose protein sequence is MSTIQNLQSFDPFADATKGDDLLPAGTEDYIHIRIQQRNGRKTLTTVQGIADDYDKKKLVKAFKKKFACNGTVIEHPEYGEVIQLQGDQRKNICQFLLEVGIVKEEQLKVHGF, encoded by the exons ATGTCCACTATCCAGAACCTCCAATCTTTCG ACCCCTTTGCTGATGCAACTAAGGGCGACGACTTACTCCCGGCAGGGACCGAGGATTACATCCATATAAGGATCCAGCAGCGGAACGGCAGGAAGACGCTGACCACTGTCCAGGGCATCGCCGACGACTATGACAAGAAGAAACTTGTGAAAGCCTTCAAAAAG AAATTCGCCTGTAATGGCACTGTGATCGAGCATCCTGAGTACGGAGAGGTCATTCAGCTTCAAGGTGACCAGAGGAAGAACATTTGCCAGTTTCTCTTGGAG GTCGGCATCGTCAAGGAGGAGCAGCTGAAGGTTCATGGCTTCTAA